AGGACTCGCGGGGCACGCTCCTGATTCTCCAACTCACCCACGAGGATTTGGCCGATTTGGTCGGCGCCTCGCGTCAAAAGGTCACCGAACACATGCGAACCCTGGAGCGCAAGGCTCTGCTCCAGCGGGAGGGACGCCGACTCATTGTGTCAACCCAGGGCCTGCGCGAACTGGTCCAGATTGAGCACTAAAAAAGGGGCTGCACGCAGCCCCTGTGGATACGACACACGCCAAGATGCCAAAGGACTAGAGGCCGACCTTGTCTTCGGTCGACTTGTCCAGCTGCCACAGTTGGCGCGCCAGGCTTGTTGAGGAACCAACGAGCTGCTTGGCCAGCGAAAGCTGGGCCTCAACCATCGGTGCCATCGGGGTTTCCTTGGCCCAGGCGGTGGTTTTTTCGCTCATCTCCAGGGCTTGACTCGCCCATTTCTCGCTGTTGTCAATATACTGCGCGGCCATCTCTCGCATCGGCGCCAGCATCGGCAGATTGGGCAGGTTCAGTTCGCCACACATCTTGCTGAAAGGATTATTGGTCCACATATTCTCGGCCATGGTATTGTCCTCCTCTGATCGCGTTCACCTGTCCGGTGCTTGCTTGCTTTCCGATAGATGCTAGCTCAATCCGCTAACTTTTGCAAGCAAAACAGCCACCAAAAGCGTCACCTGGGTGACACATTAGACCGATTCTTCGCTTTCGTTGACCTTACGGAATGAGCGGTACATGTCGATCAGCATTTCCCGCTGCCGAGCCGACAGCTGGGGATCGTGCATGACCGCTTTGACCACATCGCTGTCTTCGGTTTCCTGGGGGTCCAGAATACCGGCCTGGGTATACAGGGTTTCGGCCGAAATTTTGAGTCCCTTGGCCAGAGACTGGAGGATCATGCTGCTCGGCATGCGCAGGCCGCGCTCAATCTGGCTCAAATAGGGGTTGGAAATGCCGCACAAATCGGCCAGCTGGCGGATGGACAGCTGGGACAGCTCGCGCTGACGGCGCAGAAACTCGCCCAGGCTCGCATACGGATCGGGTTTTTTTGCAGACATGCGCTCAGTGCTAGCGCACTTTGCTTGCGGATGCAAGCAGTCGTGGCCGCCGGCAGGTCACTCGAGCGGCATTCCGGCCGCCTTGGCCCGCTCCAACACGATGCGTTCGATGTCGGCAATCGGACCGTCAATCATCCGCCCCTGGAAGGCCACCGCCCCCTTGCCCTCGGCCACCGCCT
This window of the Desulfurellaceae bacterium genome carries:
- a CDS encoding helix-turn-helix transcriptional regulator; amino-acid sequence: MSAKKPDPYASLGEFLRRQRELSQLSIRQLADLCGISNPYLSQIERGLRMPSSMILQSLAKGLKISAETLYTQAGILDPQETEDSDVVKAVMHDPQLSARQREMLIDMYRSFRKVNESEESV